GGTAGCGGACATGACACCCGACAGGATATCCGTCCCCGGGGTGGCAAGCCTCCGGGGTTTTTTGTGTCATAATTCCCCACGTGACCCGGTGGGGTTGCTGCGGTTTCCAGGGCCGATCCTGGCCACCGCCAGGTCCTGGGCCGCGCTACCCTGTAGCCCGGACCCCGTCCGGCTCGTCCGGGGGCAGGAGCGTCCGGGGTCAAGAGGGAGAACGGGGAGCAAGAAGGAGAAGGGGCATGCGGGTTGACGAGTTCGATTACGAGCTGCCGCCGGAGCTGATCGCCCAGCAGCCGCTGGCCCGGCGGGACGCGTCCCGCCTGATGGTGGTCGACCGCGACACGGGGCGCTGGCTGCACGCCCGCTTCCGCGACCTGCCGCGGTTCTTGCGCGCCGGAGACTGCCTGGTGCTCAACGACACCCGGGTGCGGCCGGCCCGGCTCTACGGGCGCCGGCCCACCGGCGGGCAGGTGGAGTTCCTCCTGCTGCAGCCCCTGGACGGAGACCGCTGGCTGGCCCTGGCCCGGCCCGGCCGGCGGGTGCGCCCGGGTACGGAGGTGGTGTGCGGCGAGGAGCGGCCCCTGCGGGTGTACGTCGAGGAAGCCCGGGACAGCGGGGAGCGGGTCATCTGCCTGGAGCCGCCGCCGGGGGAGACGGTGGACGAAACCCTGCACCGCCTGGGCCGGGTCCCGCTGCCGCCGTACATTCGCGCCGAGCTGGAGGATCCCGAGCGGTACCAGACGGTCTACGCCCGGGAAGAGGGGTCTGTGGCGGCGCCCACGGCGGGCCTGCACTTTACTCCGGAGCTGCTGAAGCGGCTCCAGGACCAGGGCGTCCGCATCGCCTACCTCACCCTCCACGTGGGGGTGGGTACCTTCCGGCCCGTCACCGCCGAGAGGGTGGAGGAGCATCAGATGCACGCCGAGTTCTACCGGGTCGAACCGGCCGCGGCGGAGGCGATCAACGCCGCCCGCGCCGCCGGCGCCCGGGTGATCGCCGTCGGTACCACCGTGACCCGCACCCTGGAGACGGTGGCGGCGGCCGGCGGAACCGTCCGGCCGGGCAGCGGCTGGACGGACCTGTTCATCTACCCCGGCTACCGCTTCAAGGCCATCGACGGGTTGATCACCAACTTTCACCTGCCCCGGTCGACCCTGATCATGCTGGTGGCGGCACTGCTGGGCAAGGAGCAGACCCTGGCAGCCTATCGGGAGGCGGTGGCCCAGCGCTACCGGTTCTTCAGCTTCGGTGACGCCATGCTGATCCTGCCCGGGGCGGTGCCGGCGGGCAGGGAGGAGCCGGCCCTGCCGGAGTAAAGGCGGCGCGGGCCGCCGGGGAGCCCGGGCCGGGCGGGACGGCGGGTGCCGGCCGTCGCAGGCCGGCAGGGGCGGGGCCGCCCGGTCATGGGGAGCCGGCGCGGGCGCGCGGCGGCCCCCTGGCCGGGCCACGGGGACCGCCGGTCCGGGTGACGGGCCGTCGTGGCCGTGCCGGCAGGCCGGGAGAACCGGAGGGCGGCCGGGCACGGACCTGAGGGTGGGAGGGACGGGATCGTTGGGCCGCTGGGACGGCTGGTTCACCGTGGAGCACCAGGAAGCCCACAGTCACGCCCGGGCGGGGCGGCTGCACACGCCCCACGGGGTGGTGGAGACGCCGGTGTTCATGCCCGTGGGCACCCAGGCAGCGGTGAAGACCTTGAGCCCCCACGAGCTGCACCAGGTGGGGGCGCAGATCATCCTGAGCAACACCTACCACCTGTACCTGCGACCCGGGTCCCAGGTGGTGGCGGAGGCCGGCGGCCTGCACCGCTTCATGGCCTGGCACCGGCCCATCCTGACCGACAGCGGCGGATTCCAGGTGTTCAGCCTGGCCGCACTGCGCCAGGTCACCGGCGACGGCGTCCGCTTCCGGTCCCACCTGGACGGCTCGGAGCACTTCTTCACCCCCGAGCTGTCCATGGCCGTCCAGCGGGACCTGGGGGCGGACATCATCATGTGCTTTGACGAGTGCCTGGCGTATCCGGCCCGCCGGGACGAGGTGGCGGCCAGCGTGGAACGGACCACCCGCTGGGCCCGCCGTTGCCACCGCGCCTGGCAGGAAGACGGGCACCCCGACCGGCAGGCGCTCTTCGGCATCGTGCAGGGAGGAGCCTATCCCGACCTGCGCCGCCGCTCGGCGGAGGAACTGGTGGAACTGGACTTCCCCGGCTATGCCGTGGGCGGCCTGAGCGTCGGCGAGCCCGCCGGGGTCACCGTGGCCGTGCTGGACGTGACGGTACCGCTCTTGCCGACCGGCCGGCCCCGCTACCTGATGGGCGTGGGGACGCCCGATTTGATCCTGGAGGCCGTGTGGCGCGGGATCGACATGATGGACTGCGTCCTGCCCACCCGGATGGCCCGCCACGGAACGGTGTACACCTCCCAGGGACGGATCACCGTGCGCAACGCCGCCTACGCCCGGGACTTCGGCCCCCTGGATCCGGCCTGCGACTGCTACGCCTGCCGCCACTTCTCCCGGGCCTACATCCGGCACCTGCTCAAGGTCAACGAGACCCTGGGCATGCGCCTCACCACCATCCACAACCTGCGGTACCTCCAGCGCTTCATGGAGCGCCTGCGCCAGGCGGTGCGGGAGGACCGCCTGCCGGAGTTCCGGGCGGCGTTCTACCGGGAAGAAGGCGCGGCGCTGGGCTTCCACCCTCCGGAGCCGGAACCGCTGCCGGCGGGATGACGGGCTCAGACGACACGGCTCCAAGGCGATGGGGCGCAAGGCGCAGGCGGTCCCCTGCGGGCGCGGCCCTGCGGGGCAGGAGGCCCGGGCCTCCCGGCGAAGCCGTGAAGGGTACACTCTTGGAGGAAAGCGAGGTGGCGCTGTGCCGGAACAGGGGAATGCCCTGCTTTCGAACCTGCTGATCTTCGCCGTGTTCTTCGGCCTCATGTGGTTCATGCTGATCCGGCCCCAGCAGCAGCAGCAGAAGCGGCGCCGGGAGATGCTGGCGCGGCTGAAGGCCGGCGACAAGGTGGTCACCATCGGCGGCATATTCGGCACCCTGACCAGGGTCGACGAAGACACGGTGCGCCTGCGCATCGCCGACAAGGTGGAGATCCGCCTGAGCCGGGACGCCGTTGCCCGGGTGCTGGGGCAGGACGACTAGCCCGCCGTCCCCGGGGGAAGGGGTAACCTGTTGGGCTTCTTGCACCGGCCGAGCGCGACGGAAGCCCGGAAGGATGGCCGGCGGCCGGTTTGCCATGGGACGAACCGGCCGCCGGCCGGCGCATCTGGTACGGGAGAGGGGCCACCGGCAGGAAGTCCGGCCGGGCCTCCCGCTGCCGTGAGCCGGAAGCCCCGCCGGGTCCGGGGCCGGGCGCGGGCCCGCCGGGGGGAGGCTGCGACCCTCCCGGGGTCGCGGGGGCTTGCCGCCACCACGTGCCGTGGAAGGGGGCCTCACGATGACAGGGTACGCAGGCGGGAGGCGGGAGCAACCGGAGCAGGAGCGGCCGGGGCCGGGGCGGCCGGGTCCGGCACGGCCCGGGGAGCCTTCCGGGAGCCAGGCGGTACCGCCCTCCCCGGCGGCCGCCGGGCCGCGCCCGGGGGCGACGGCCATGGAGGTGGCGGCGCCCCTGGCTCCGCCGGTCCCCGCCCCGGTGGACGCGCCGGCGGAGGCGCCGGCGGAGCCAGCCAGGGGACAGGGCGCCGCGGGTGAGCCGGCAGCCCGGCCCGAGGGGCCGGCGGCCCGGCAGGGCACCGGGACAACCCTTGTTCCGCAACCCGGGCCGGCCCCGGAGGCTCCCGGCCCGGCCGGGGCCGGAGCCGGGGAAGGCAAGGTCGAGACGGGCGCCGACCTGCCCAACCCCTACGAGGTCGCCAAGCAGGAGATTGCCCGCGCCTGCCAGGTGCTGGGCCTGGATCCCGCCGTCTACCGGATCCTGGCACGGCCCCTGCGTTTCATCGAGGTGGCGATCCCCGTCCGGATGGACGACGGGCGCACCGAAGTCTTCGTGGGCTACCGCTCCCAGCACAACGACGCCCTGGGGCCGACCAAGGGCGGGATCCGCTTCCACCCCCAGGTCACCCCCGATGAGGTGAAGGCCCTGTCCATGTGGATGACCCTCAAGTGCGCCCTGCTGGAGATTCCCTTCGGCGGCGGCAAGGGCGGGGTGGTCTGCGATCCCAAGCGGATGTCGGCGCGGGAACTGGAGGGGCTGAGCCGCGGCTACATCCAGGCCATGGCCCAGGTGATGGGGGAGGAGAAGGACATCCCGGCCCCCGACGTCTACACCACGGCCCAGGTGATGGCCTGGATTGCCGACGAGTTCAGCCAGATCCGCCAGCAGAACGCCTTCGGCATCGTGACCGGCAAGCCCCTGGTGATCGGCGGCTCCCTGGGCCGCCACGAAGCCACCGCCCGGGGTGCCGTCACCGTGGTCCGGGAAGCGGCCCAGGCCATGGGCCTGGACATCCGCCACGCCACGGTGGCGATCCAGGGGTACGGCAACGCGGGCAGCATCGCCCACCGGCTGCTGTACGACATGGGGGTCCGGGTCATCGCCGTCAGCGATTCGGGGGGCGCCATCGTCAACGAAGGGGGCCTGGAACCCGAGGCGGTGGCCGCCCACAAGGAGGCCACCGGCAGCGTGGCCGGCTTCCCGGGCGCCCGCACCATCACCAACGAAGACTTGCTTACCCTGCCTTGTGATATCCTTTTGCCGGCCGCCCTGGAAAACCAGATCACCGCTGCCAACGCGGGCCGGATCCAGGCGCGGCTCGTCGGCGAGATCGCCAACGGCCCCACCACCCCCGAGGCCCACCGCATCCTGGTGGAGCGGGGCGTGGTGGTGTTGCCCGACATCCTGACCAATGCCGGGGGCGTGACCGTCAGCTACTTCGAGTGGGTCCAGAACCAGTGCCACTGGTACTGGTCCGAGGATGAGGTCAACCAGCGGCTGGAGGAGCGGATGGTGCGGGCCTTCCACCGGGTCTGGGAGGCGGGGCAGCGGCTCCCGACCCGGGATCTGCGGCTGGCCGCCTACACCGTGGCGGTGGCCCGGGTGACCGAGGCCATGCGGGTGAGGGGCTGGATCCACCGTACCGACAGCAGCTTCCGCTCCTAGACCCGGGGCCCAGGCCCGCGGCCGTACCGGGCCGGCGGCCGGATCCGGTGGACCGGCGCGCGGGCGGCTTCCGGTCGGGTGCCCGGGCCGGCGAGCGGGATCCCGGCGGCATCCCGCGTCAAGGCCCGGGTCCTGGGCCGGTCCCGGGCCCGGTCCACGGTGCCCGAGCCGGGTTCCGGGCCGGGCCGCGGGCCAGCAAGGCGTGGCGAAACCGGGCGAGAAACCGGAGGACCGAAGGGACCATGACCAGCGACGGCAAGGCGAAACGGGACGAACAGGCGGTTCCCGCCCCCGCCAGGGCGGCCGGGGCGGGCCGGGCACCCGGCGGCCGGGCGGCGAGCAGCCCCGCGGGCACCGGGCAGGACAACGGGCGGGGGGAGCCGCCGTCCGGTGCAGCGGGACCTGCGTCCATGGCCGAGAAGGTGGCCGAACTGCGGTCCCGCCGGCAGCGGCTGGAGCAGGGGGGCGGGCCCCAGCGCATCGCCCAGCAGCACGCCAAGGGCAAGCTCACCGCCAGGGAGCGCCTCGCCCTCCTGCTTGACCCCGGCAGCTTCCAGGAGCTGGACCTGTTCGTCCAGCACCGGGCGCGGGAATTCGGCATGGAGGGCAAGGAGGCGCCGGGCGACGGCGTGATCACGGGGTTTGGCCGCATCGACGGGCGGCTGGTGTACGTCTTCGCCCAGGACTTCACCGTCATCGGCGGCACCTTAGGGGAGATGCACGCGGCGAAGATCGTCAAGGTGATGGACCTGGCCCTCAAGGCGGGGGCGCCCTTGATCGGCATCAACGACTCCGGGGGCGCCCGCATTCAGGAGGGCGTCGCCTCCCTGGACGGCTTCGCCCGGATCTTTGCCCGCAACACCTGGGCCTCGGGGGTCATCCCCCAGATCTCCGTGATCATGGGCCCCTGTGCCGGAGGCGCCGTCTACTCGCCCGCCATCACCGACTTCGTCTTCATGGTGGAAGGCACCAGCCAGATGTTCATCACCGGACCCGACGTGATCAAGACGGTGACGGGCGAGGAGATCAGCTTCGAAGAGCTGGGCGGTGCGGCGACCCACACCACCCGCAGCGGCGTGGCCCACTTCTATGCCCGGGACGAGCGCGAGTGCCTGGGCCTGATCCGGCACCTCCTGAGCTACTTGCCCGCCAACAACATGGAGGAACCGCCCCTTCTCGACACCGGCGACCCGCCCGGACGGCCCGCGCCGGAACTGGAGCAGGTGGTGCCGACGGATCCCAACAAGCCCTACGACGTGCGCCGGGTCATCGAAGGACTGGTGGACCGGGGGACCTTCTTCGAGGTTCACCAGCGCTTTGCCCAGAGCGCCGTGGTGGGCTTTGCCCGCCTGGGCGGGCGGGTGGTGGGTGTGGTGGCCAACCAGCCCCGGGTGCTGGCCGGGTGCCTCGACATCGACTCGTCCGACAAGATCGCCCGCTTCGTGCGCTTTTGTGACGCCTTCAACATTCCCCTGATCACCCTGGTGGACACGCCGGGCTACCTGCCGGGCCGGGCCCAGGAGCACGGCGGCATCATCCGCCATGGGGCCAAGGTGTTGTACGCCTACGCCGAGGCGACGGTGCCCAAGATCTCGGTGGTGCTGCGCAAGGCCTACGGCGGCGCCTACATCGCCATGTGCTGCCGCGGCCTGGGGGCCGACTACGCCTTTGCCTGGCCGACGGCGGAGATCGCCGTCATGGGTCCGGAGGGGGCCTGCAACATCGTCTTCCGGCGGGAGATCGCCGAGGCGGACGACCCCGCCGCCATGCGGGCGGCCAAGGTGCGGGAATACCGGGACGTCTTCGCCAGCCCCTACGTGGCGGCAGCCCGGGGGTACGTGGACGACGTCATCGAGCCGGCCCTGACCCGGGCGCGGGTGGCGGCAGCCCTGGAGAGCCTGGCCGGCAAGCGAGAGCAGCGCCCCGCCCGCAAGCACGGCAACATCCCCCTGTGAACCCGGTGCCCCAGAGCAGTGGGGGGCTGGAGGCGGGAGGGGCGGTTGCGGGGGTCCTCCCGCTGCCCGGAGGGAGGAACCCGCGAGGCGGGCCCTGCGCTATTTCGGGTGCAACCCGGTGTGGGAGGAGGATGGGAGGGTGATTCCTCCGGCGGTGGTGGCCGCCATCATGGCGGCCGTGGAGGCAGAGGCGGGGCAGCCGGTCAGGGTGCTCCGGATAGAACCCCTTGGGCCTGCGCCGGCGAGCCCTTCATGGGCCGGCGGCGGGGCGGCGGGAATCCTTGGGCGCAACCCCATCGCGGGCCCGCCTGCCCTGACCGCGGCGGGTGGCGGCTGGCCGCAGCCCTGGGCCCTGGCCGGCAGGCAAGAGCTGATGGCCGCCGGCACGGCCATGCAGTCGCGCCCCCGCCGGCCCCATCCCCCCGCCGCCCAGCGGCCGGACGGCCGGCAGCAGGCGCCGGCCCAGCACGCCTCCACCCGGCAGGGCCGTAAGGACGGGAGGACACGAGGATGAAGCGCTATCGGGTGACGGTCAACGGCTGGGTCTTTGACGTCTGGGTCGAACCGGTGGAGGCGGGCACGGCAGGCCCCGGCGGTACGGCGGGCGCCGCCGGGCCGGCGGCGTTTCCCGGCGCCGGTTGGGCCGGGGCGTGGAGCGGGCCGGCGGGACCGGGCTGGCCGGCCGCCGGGCCCGGTGCCGGCCTCTGGCCGGCGGCCGCCATGGGCTGGCCCTGGGCGGCGGGCGGGGTGCTGGGGGCCGGTGGCCCCTTCGGCCCCCTGGGCCCGGCCGGTGGTGGCCCGGGCGGGACCCATCCTGGGGCCTGGGCAGGCTTCGGCCCGGCGTTGCCGGGCACCGCCGGGGCGGTGCCCGGCAACGCGGCGGCGGGCCTTGCGGCGGCGCCGGGGCTTTCCCCAGGGGCGCCGCCCGGGGTTGCCGGCGAGGCTACGGCGGCGGGGACGGCGCCGCCGCCGGGCCCGGCTGCGGGCGCGGCGCCCGCCGGCGCCGCGCCCGCGGGGGAGGCTGCCGCGGCCGCTGCCGGGGCCGCCGCCCCGGCAGCGGCCGCGCAGGGCCGGGGCGGCACCGCCCCCCGGGGGGGCGGTGCCGCCCCGGAGGCCGCAGCACCTGCGGGCCCCAACGGCACCGCCGGCAAGGGGACGCCGGTGACGGCGCCGCTGCCGGGGGTGCTCCTGGACGTGCGGGTTCGTCCCGGGGACCGGGTGGAAGCAGGCCAGGTGGTGGCCATCCTGGAGGCCATGAAGATGGAAAACGAGCTGGCCGCTCCCTGTGCCGGCCGGGTGACCGCGGTGCCCCACACCCGGGGCCAGACGCTCAACCAGGGCGACGCCGTGGCCTGGATCGATCCCGAGGGGTAAGACGCCATGGCCAGTGCTCCCCAGGCGGGGCCACGGGAACGGGTGCCCAGCGCTGGGGCCGGCCCGCCGGGCCCCGGGACTGCTTCCACCCCCCGCGACGGCGGCAAGGAGGCCTGGCGGCGGCGGCTCCGGGAGGCGTGGCGGGCCTGGTCCCGCACGGAGCGCGGTCCCGTGTCGGCGGCCATCTGCGCCCGGCTGCAGGCCCTCTTGCTGGGACAGGAGCCCTGGCCCGCGGCCGGTGCCGGCAGCGCCCTGCGGCGGCCGGCCCTCGCCGCTCTCATGCTGTACGCGCCCCTGGCGACGGAGGTCGATGTAACGCCCCTCCTGACGTGGGCGCGCCGCCAGGGGCTGGCGGTACTCCTGCCGCGGGTCGACCCCGCCCGCCAGGTCATGGAGGCGCGGCAGGTGAGCAGCTGGGACGACACCGAGGAGGGGCCGTGGGGACTCCGCCAGCCCCGGGCCCGCTGCCCTGCTCAGCCGGTGGACGGGAGCACCCTGATCGTGGTGCCGGGCCTGGGCTTCGACCGCCAGGGCTGGCGCCTGGGCCGCGGCGGCGGGTTCTATGACCGGTTCCTCGACCGCCACCCGGCCGCCTGGCGCGCAGGCGTGGTGCCCTCGGCGATGCTGCTGGCCTCGGTGCCACGGGACGAGCACGACCGGCGCATGGACCTGGTGGTCAGCGAGGCCGGCGTGCTGGGGCCGTGGTGGGGCATCCGCTGAAGGAGCCGGCTCGAGCAGGCGGGGGCGCGTTCGGGTGGCGGGCCTGCCGGTGGCCGCCCGCCGCCTGTGGCCACCCGCCCGCGAAGGGTCCCGCCGCCCGCCGTTCCCGGCGGCGGCCTGGCCGGGCCGCTGGACGGGCGGGCGGCTTGGTGCGTCCGGGCGGCACCGGGCGGAGACGCTGCCGGCAGGTGGGGTTCCCGGCCCGGAGCCGGACGGTTGACGCTCCCGGCGGCCGCCTGTAGAATGGGGTTTGTCGGCGGGGCGGTAGCTCAGTTGGGAGAGCGCTGCGTTCGCATCGCAGAGGTCGTGGGTTCGAGTCCCATCCGCTCCACCACCGCCCGTCCACGCGCCGCATCCTGACGCGCCGCAGGAATGCGGCGCGTTTCGCTTTTCTTCGACAAGATGGCGGTCCCGCAAAAAGCGCCG
This is a stretch of genomic DNA from Thermaerobacter sp. PB12/4term. It encodes these proteins:
- the queA gene encoding tRNA preQ1(34) S-adenosylmethionine ribosyltransferase-isomerase QueA, with the protein product MRVDEFDYELPPELIAQQPLARRDASRLMVVDRDTGRWLHARFRDLPRFLRAGDCLVLNDTRVRPARLYGRRPTGGQVEFLLLQPLDGDRWLALARPGRRVRPGTEVVCGEERPLRVYVEEARDSGERVICLEPPPGETVDETLHRLGRVPLPPYIRAELEDPERYQTVYAREEGSVAAPTAGLHFTPELLKRLQDQGVRIAYLTLHVGVGTFRPVTAERVEEHQMHAEFYRVEPAAAEAINAARAAGARVIAVGTTVTRTLETVAAAGGTVRPGSGWTDLFIYPGYRFKAIDGLITNFHLPRSTLIMLVAALLGKEQTLAAYREAVAQRYRFFSFGDAMLILPGAVPAGREEPALPE
- the tgt gene encoding tRNA guanosine(34) transglycosylase Tgt — translated: MGRWDGWFTVEHQEAHSHARAGRLHTPHGVVETPVFMPVGTQAAVKTLSPHELHQVGAQIILSNTYHLYLRPGSQVVAEAGGLHRFMAWHRPILTDSGGFQVFSLAALRQVTGDGVRFRSHLDGSEHFFTPELSMAVQRDLGADIIMCFDECLAYPARRDEVAASVERTTRWARRCHRAWQEDGHPDRQALFGIVQGGAYPDLRRRSAEELVELDFPGYAVGGLSVGEPAGVTVAVLDVTVPLLPTGRPRYLMGVGTPDLILEAVWRGIDMMDCVLPTRMARHGTVYTSQGRITVRNAAYARDFGPLDPACDCYACRHFSRAYIRHLLKVNETLGMRLTTIHNLRYLQRFMERLRQAVREDRLPEFRAAFYREEGAALGFHPPEPEPLPAG
- the yajC gene encoding preprotein translocase subunit YajC; the encoded protein is MPEQGNALLSNLLIFAVFFGLMWFMLIRPQQQQQKRRREMLARLKAGDKVVTIGGIFGTLTRVDEDTVRLRIADKVEIRLSRDAVARVLGQDD
- a CDS encoding Glu/Leu/Phe/Val dehydrogenase, whose amino-acid sequence is MPNPYEVAKQEIARACQVLGLDPAVYRILARPLRFIEVAIPVRMDDGRTEVFVGYRSQHNDALGPTKGGIRFHPQVTPDEVKALSMWMTLKCALLEIPFGGGKGGVVCDPKRMSARELEGLSRGYIQAMAQVMGEEKDIPAPDVYTTAQVMAWIADEFSQIRQQNAFGIVTGKPLVIGGSLGRHEATARGAVTVVREAAQAMGLDIRHATVAIQGYGNAGSIAHRLLYDMGVRVIAVSDSGGAIVNEGGLEPEAVAAHKEATGSVAGFPGARTITNEDLLTLPCDILLPAALENQITAANAGRIQARLVGEIANGPTTPEAHRILVERGVVVLPDILTNAGGVTVSYFEWVQNQCHWYWSEDEVNQRLEERMVRAFHRVWEAGQRLPTRDLRLAAYTVAVARVTEAMRVRGWIHRTDSSFRS
- a CDS encoding acyl-CoA carboxylase subunit beta, with the protein product MAEKVAELRSRRQRLEQGGGPQRIAQQHAKGKLTARERLALLLDPGSFQELDLFVQHRAREFGMEGKEAPGDGVITGFGRIDGRLVYVFAQDFTVIGGTLGEMHAAKIVKVMDLALKAGAPLIGINDSGGARIQEGVASLDGFARIFARNTWASGVIPQISVIMGPCAGGAVYSPAITDFVFMVEGTSQMFITGPDVIKTVTGEEISFEELGGAATHTTRSGVAHFYARDERECLGLIRHLLSYLPANNMEEPPLLDTGDPPGRPAPELEQVVPTDPNKPYDVRRVIEGLVDRGTFFEVHQRFAQSAVVGFARLGGRVVGVVANQPRVLAGCLDIDSSDKIARFVRFCDAFNIPLITLVDTPGYLPGRAQEHGGIIRHGAKVLYAYAEATVPKISVVLRKAYGGAYIAMCCRGLGADYAFAWPTAEIAVMGPEGACNIVFRREIAEADDPAAMRAAKVREYRDVFASPYVAAARGYVDDVIEPALTRARVAAALESLAGKREQRPARKHGNIPL
- a CDS encoding acetyl-CoA carboxylase biotin carboxyl carrier protein subunit, giving the protein MKRYRVTVNGWVFDVWVEPVEAGTAGPGGTAGAAGPAAFPGAGWAGAWSGPAGPGWPAAGPGAGLWPAAAMGWPWAAGGVLGAGGPFGPLGPAGGGPGGTHPGAWAGFGPALPGTAGAVPGNAAAGLAAAPGLSPGAPPGVAGEATAAGTAPPPGPAAGAAPAGAAPAGEAAAAAAGAAAPAAAAQGRGGTAPRGGGAAPEAAAPAGPNGTAGKGTPVTAPLPGVLLDVRVRPGDRVEAGQVVAILEAMKMENELAAPCAGRVTAVPHTRGQTLNQGDAVAWIDPEG
- a CDS encoding 5-formyltetrahydrofolate cyclo-ligase; translation: MASAPQAGPRERVPSAGAGPPGPGTASTPRDGGKEAWRRRLREAWRAWSRTERGPVSAAICARLQALLLGQEPWPAAGAGSALRRPALAALMLYAPLATEVDVTPLLTWARRQGLAVLLPRVDPARQVMEARQVSSWDDTEEGPWGLRQPRARCPAQPVDGSTLIVVPGLGFDRQGWRLGRGGGFYDRFLDRHPAAWRAGVVPSAMLLASVPRDEHDRRMDLVVSEAGVLGPWWGIR